One Henriciella litoralis genomic window carries:
- a CDS encoding amidohydrolase yields the protein MISRNLAACVSAIAVIGAAPALAQQSLPGPDTGLLDLYTYLHSNPELSFKEATSSAIMADELEALGFTVTTGLGDEWVKEKAMRDEGVVRDGVGGYGLVGVYENGEGPTVLIRADMDALPVPEQTGLDYASDVISTTWTGVESPVMHACGHDIHMTSWVGTARDLIARKDEWSGTLVMLAQPAEEVGLGAKAMIEEGLYSEIPLPDYNLALHVSAGAPAGTVAYSSGFALANVDSVDVIVKGVGGHGAYPHTTTDPVVVASSIVMAIQTLVSRNVDPQTPAVVTVGAFKAGAKHNIISDQAELLLTVRSYDDATRKLLLDGIERIAKGQAEAFGAPEPEITIDSDYTPSTYNDPELTAQAVSAIRGAIGEDNVVEVTPVMGGEDFSQYSRTEEDVPGLIFWLGAIAPETYEASQSGGESLPSLHSPFFAPDAEPTIETGVKSMTAAAIALFNKG from the coding sequence ATGATTTCGCGAAATCTCGCCGCCTGCGTGTCTGCTATCGCCGTGATCGGCGCAGCGCCCGCACTGGCCCAGCAATCATTGCCGGGGCCGGATACCGGCTTGCTGGACCTCTACACTTATCTTCACTCCAATCCTGAGCTCTCGTTCAAGGAAGCGACGTCATCGGCAATCATGGCCGACGAACTGGAAGCACTTGGCTTTACGGTCACGACCGGTCTTGGCGATGAATGGGTCAAAGAAAAAGCGATGCGCGACGAGGGCGTCGTGCGCGATGGCGTTGGCGGCTACGGCCTTGTTGGCGTCTACGAGAATGGCGAAGGCCCGACTGTGCTCATCAGGGCCGATATGGACGCCCTGCCCGTGCCGGAACAGACCGGCCTTGATTACGCCTCCGATGTTATCAGCACCACATGGACGGGCGTTGAAAGCCCGGTCATGCATGCCTGCGGCCATGACATTCACATGACCAGCTGGGTGGGCACAGCACGCGACCTGATTGCCCGCAAGGATGAATGGTCCGGCACGCTGGTGATGCTCGCGCAGCCGGCTGAGGAGGTCGGACTTGGCGCGAAGGCGATGATCGAGGAAGGCCTCTATTCGGAAATTCCATTGCCCGACTACAATCTAGCGCTTCACGTATCTGCGGGCGCGCCCGCTGGCACGGTCGCTTATTCATCCGGTTTCGCCCTTGCGAACGTGGATAGCGTCGATGTCATCGTGAAAGGCGTCGGTGGACATGGCGCCTATCCGCACACAACGACAGACCCCGTTGTCGTCGCCTCCTCCATTGTGATGGCGATCCAGACGCTGGTCTCACGAAATGTCGACCCGCAAACGCCTGCCGTTGTTACGGTTGGCGCATTCAAGGCTGGCGCGAAGCACAACATCATTTCCGATCAGGCCGAGCTGCTGCTCACCGTCCGCTCATATGATGATGCGACGCGCAAACTTCTGCTCGACGGCATCGAGCGGATCGCCAAGGGGCAGGCAGAGGCTTTCGGGGCACCGGAGCCTGAAATCACCATCGATTCCGATTACACGCCGTCGACCTACAATGATCCTGAGCTGACGGCGCAGGCTGTCTCGGCGATCCGCGGCGCGATTGGCGAGGACAATGTGGTGGAAGTCACGCCTGTCATGGGCGGCGAGGATTTCTCGCAATACAGTCGCACCGAAGAGGATGTGCCCGGCCTTATCTTCTGGCTGGGCGCCATAGCGCCAGAGACCTATGAGGCATCGCAGAGTGGCGGCGAGAGCTTGCCATCTCTGCACTCGCCTTTCTTTGCACCTGACGCGGAGCCGACCATCGAAACCGGCGTCAAATCCATGACGGCCGCGGCGATCGCCCTGTTCAACAAAGGCTGA
- a CDS encoding alpha/beta fold hydrolase produces MSYQFQQIQNGDVSLRVAVKGNGPLVLMVHGFPESWYSWRHQLDALSANGYRAAALDVRGYGGSDRPEAVEAYDMKSITSDVAAVAKALQPDAPAVVVGHDWGAPIAWNSALLHPDQFKAVAGLSVPYIPPGDRPAIEVFRKFFTARGMFFYQVYFQDQGPPEAELEADPAATIRKFYYAISGDAPEGTWPTDKKHGDTLLHRLPEPDMPLPWLSEEDVAYYASQFEASGFRGPLNRYRNHERDHAYLSALPDKRIHQPSLFIGGTRDLVLKMFPGDPVEAMKPNLPGLQAAHLLDGCGHWTQQERADEVNALLLDWLSGL; encoded by the coding sequence ATGTCATATCAGTTTCAGCAGATCCAAAACGGCGATGTCAGCCTTCGGGTCGCGGTCAAGGGGAACGGCCCGCTCGTGCTGATGGTCCATGGCTTCCCCGAAAGCTGGTATTCCTGGCGCCATCAGCTGGATGCGCTCTCGGCCAATGGCTACCGCGCGGCGGCGCTCGATGTGCGTGGTTATGGTGGGTCGGACCGGCCTGAAGCGGTCGAAGCCTATGACATGAAATCGATCACCTCCGATGTGGCGGCCGTGGCCAAAGCGCTTCAGCCGGACGCGCCAGCCGTCGTAGTTGGTCACGATTGGGGCGCGCCGATTGCGTGGAATTCTGCCTTGCTTCACCCGGATCAATTCAAGGCGGTGGCCGGGCTCTCCGTGCCGTACATCCCGCCAGGCGACCGGCCCGCGATTGAAGTCTTCCGCAAATTTTTTACCGCGCGCGGCATGTTCTTTTATCAGGTCTATTTTCAGGATCAGGGGCCGCCAGAGGCAGAGCTTGAGGCTGACCCTGCCGCGACCATTCGCAAGTTCTATTACGCGATCTCGGGCGATGCGCCGGAGGGCACATGGCCGACCGACAAGAAGCATGGCGACACGCTGCTTCACCGGCTGCCGGAACCAGACATGCCCTTGCCATGGCTGAGCGAGGAAGACGTAGCCTATTACGCCTCACAATTTGAAGCTTCGGGCTTTCGCGGCCCGCTCAATCGCTATCGCAATCATGAGCGGGACCACGCCTATCTGTCTGCGCTGCCGGACAAAAGAATTCACCAGCCCAGCCTGTTCATTGGCGGGACACGTGATCTCGTTCTGAAGATGTTTCCGGGGGATCCGGTCGAGGCGATGAAGCCAAACCTTCCGGGGCTTCAGGCCGCTCACTTGCTTGATGGATGCGGGCACTGGACACAGCAGGAGCGCGCCGATGAGGTCAACGCACTCCTTCTGGATTGGTTGTCCGGGCTCTGA
- a CDS encoding acyl-CoA dehydrogenase family protein: MDFNDTAEEAEFRAEARSFLEKHLKLKDANTPRRPSGEDFLKRAKEWQKTKAEGGFAQITWPKEWGGRGGTSMQQVIWNQEEGKFEAPTGPFAIGLGMCVPTVIAFGSNEHKKRYVEKALRGEEIWCQLFSEPAAGSDVAGVKTRAVKDGDDWVINGQKVWTTGAHFSDYGIVLARTDPKAPKHKGLTMFIVDMHQQGVEARPIHQASGGREFNEVYFTDVRIPDSDRLGEVGEGWKVALVTLMNERLAVGGSPGPDWKEIMDYARSTGTISDQAFREKLADWYVAAQGYNLTKFRTQTALSRGATPGPENSIGKIITANQLQDICNSAIEMQDHYGIMNDSDTMPANALFQQSFMWAPGLRIAGGTDEILKNIIAERVLGLPQDVRVDKKVPFDELKQG, from the coding sequence ATGGACTTCAACGATACAGCAGAAGAAGCAGAATTCCGCGCCGAAGCGCGCAGCTTTCTTGAAAAACACCTCAAGCTGAAAGACGCCAACACACCGCGCCGTCCATCCGGCGAGGACTTCCTCAAACGGGCCAAGGAATGGCAGAAAACCAAAGCTGAAGGCGGCTTTGCGCAAATCACCTGGCCCAAGGAATGGGGCGGGCGTGGCGGCACGTCGATGCAGCAAGTCATCTGGAATCAGGAAGAGGGCAAGTTCGAAGCCCCGACCGGTCCATTCGCAATTGGTCTCGGCATGTGCGTGCCAACCGTCATCGCGTTCGGCTCGAATGAGCACAAGAAGCGCTACGTCGAGAAGGCGCTGCGCGGTGAGGAAATCTGGTGTCAGCTCTTCTCAGAGCCTGCAGCCGGGTCCGACGTTGCCGGTGTGAAAACGCGCGCCGTGAAAGATGGCGACGACTGGGTCATCAATGGCCAGAAGGTCTGGACCACTGGCGCGCACTTCTCTGATTACGGCATCGTGCTCGCCCGGACTGACCCGAAGGCGCCCAAGCATAAGGGCCTGACCATGTTCATCGTGGACATGCATCAGCAGGGCGTTGAAGCTCGTCCAATCCACCAGGCGTCTGGCGGACGCGAGTTCAACGAAGTGTACTTTACGGATGTACGCATTCCGGACAGTGACCGTCTCGGCGAAGTCGGCGAAGGCTGGAAAGTTGCGCTCGTGACACTGATGAATGAGCGTCTGGCCGTTGGCGGCTCGCCCGGTCCAGACTGGAAAGAGATCATGGATTATGCCCGCAGCACGGGTACGATCAGCGATCAGGCGTTCCGTGAGAAGCTCGCAGACTGGTATGTGGCCGCGCAAGGCTACAATCTGACCAAGTTCCGCACGCAAACCGCGCTTTCGCGCGGCGCAACGCCGGGGCCGGAAAACTCGATCGGCAAGATCATCACGGCCAACCAGCTGCAGGACATCTGTAACTCGGCGATCGAGATGCAGGACCATTACGGCATCATGAATGATAGCGACACGATGCCGGCCAATGCGCTGTTCCAGCAAAGCTTCATGTGGGCGCCGGGTCTGCGGATCGCGGGCGGCACCGATGAAATCCTGAAGAATATCATCGCCGAGCGTGTGCTTGGCCTTCCGCAGGATGTCCGCGTGGACAAGAAAGTTCCGTTCGACGAACTGAAACAGGGCTGA
- a CDS encoding acyl-CoA dehydrogenase family protein: MNFDFSEDQKFLASEARKFLGAQCTTAHVREVLDDDAKSHHEGVWQKVVEMGWIGAAIPEEYGGLGLGMLELCVIAEEMGRALAPVPFASTTYFFAEALKLAGSEAQKSSILEKVVSGEVVGCYAASEGPGNPDPAKLKVTFDGSKISGTKLPVTDGDIATHAVVLVKEGAGASLVLVDLNADGVSRKSVSTLEPTRSHAEITFDGASAERLGAAGEGADLHDAVMNRAAVLLAFEQLGGADRCLEMATEYAKERYAFGRPIGGNQAIKHKLAEMYVKNQVARSNCYYGAWALSTDAAELPEAAAASRLAASDAFWFASKENIQTHGGMGFTWEVDCHLFYRRAKLLAVQAGAPKVWKEKLVSALERKNAA; this comes from the coding sequence ATGAATTTCGACTTTTCAGAGGATCAGAAATTCCTTGCCAGCGAAGCGCGCAAGTTTCTGGGTGCCCAGTGCACAACCGCACATGTCCGCGAAGTCCTGGATGACGATGCCAAGAGCCATCATGAAGGTGTCTGGCAGAAGGTCGTCGAGATGGGCTGGATCGGGGCAGCCATTCCGGAAGAATACGGCGGTCTCGGGCTCGGCATGCTTGAGCTCTGCGTCATTGCTGAGGAAATGGGCCGCGCCCTTGCGCCCGTACCATTCGCGTCAACGACCTACTTCTTCGCCGAAGCGCTGAAGCTTGCCGGATCGGAAGCGCAAAAAAGCTCAATCCTGGAGAAGGTCGTCAGTGGTGAAGTGGTCGGGTGTTATGCGGCCAGCGAAGGGCCGGGCAATCCAGATCCTGCCAAACTGAAAGTCACCTTTGACGGGTCGAAGATTTCAGGCACGAAACTGCCGGTGACGGATGGTGATATCGCCACGCATGCCGTTGTGCTCGTCAAGGAAGGGGCCGGCGCAAGCCTCGTCCTCGTTGATCTCAATGCCGATGGCGTTTCACGCAAATCCGTCAGCACACTTGAGCCCACCCGCAGCCACGCTGAAATCACTTTCGATGGCGCGTCGGCTGAACGTCTCGGCGCAGCAGGCGAGGGCGCAGACCTGCACGATGCGGTGATGAACCGCGCGGCAGTCCTGCTCGCCTTTGAACAGCTCGGCGGCGCTGACCGGTGCCTCGAAATGGCGACGGAATATGCCAAGGAGCGCTATGCCTTTGGCCGCCCGATTGGTGGCAATCAGGCGATCAAGCACAAGCTCGCAGAGATGTATGTGAAGAACCAGGTCGCCCGTTCCAATTGCTATTATGGCGCCTGGGCTCTCTCGACCGATGCTGCTGAACTTCCCGAAGCGGCTGCCGCTTCAAGACTGGCGGCTTCGGACGCGTTCTGGTTCGCATCCAAGGAAAACATCCAGACCCATGGCGGCATGGGCTTCACCTGGGAAGTCGACTGCCACCTGTTCTACCGGCGCGCAAAACTGCTGGCCGTTCAGGCGGGTGCGCCGAAAGTCTGGAAAGAAAAACTCGTCTCTGCGCTTGAGCGCAAGAACGCAGCGTAA
- the pepN gene encoding aminopeptidase N, which produces MRTDTPVLTKLDNYTPYPFEIDQVHLDFSLEPTATRVRAKMQVRRVSDGAFVLDGQKLKLNSIKLDGTPLAESDYVVTDDTLTITKVPSKFVLETDVTIDPSSNTALSGLYISGGRFCSQCEATGFRNITYWPDRPDVMSRFHVRMDADKAAYPILLSNGTPGDTGDAGNGRHFAEWDDPHPKPSYLFALCAGDYDVWRDDFTTMNGDHVDLGVYVDKGQAERAKWAMESLKASMKWDEKRFGRCYDLGVFNIVAVRDFNFGAMENKGLNIFNSAYVLADPDSATDADFEAIESIVGHEYFHNWTGNRITCRDWFQLCLKEGLTVFRDQEFSSDLRSRPVQRIKDVMRLRSRQFAEDGGPLAHPVRPDTYGSIDNLYTATVYEKGSELIRALTVLIGDEAFNKGMQIYFDEFDGTASTIEDFYSCFEKSSGRDLSQYRRWYSQAGTPEVTVKEDWDEAAKTLTISLSQKTPPTPRQSEKKPVPIPLRTALLDGKGGHADAEGWTDGETVLVLDSEHKTFKVKLAEGADRPLLSINRQFSAPVRVRRDLSTEALLELAAAETDPFNTWDSFQTLARTEIFRLLDEPQSPPDSELVEALADAVRHYRSDDPAFAALLTALPDIGELFQHREPVDPAGLDDARKRLRKALAENLKNDAEAVLSEPSPTPFKPSPEQAGTRALRSAMIGLTGALATSDAADRLKALYEAAPNMTESLACLRTLVPLPGAQRDAVINDFYEKWKDNALVIDKWFAVQAGQGTADDAKRLSEHPDYDLSNPNRVRSVAAAFAMTNLAAFHARDGKGHRVVGEIISKIDNRNPALAARLLTSFEQWSKLEPTAKASAKKVLEDLRDQDLSKNAQDIVARALE; this is translated from the coding sequence CTGCGCACAGATACACCGGTACTGACGAAACTCGACAATTACACGCCCTACCCGTTCGAGATCGATCAGGTTCATCTCGACTTTTCGCTCGAGCCGACCGCAACCCGTGTTCGCGCAAAAATGCAGGTCCGCCGCGTCAGTGACGGGGCGTTTGTGCTCGATGGCCAAAAACTGAAGCTGAACAGCATCAAGCTGGATGGCACGCCCCTGGCTGAGAGCGACTATGTCGTCACCGACGACACGCTGACGATCACCAAGGTGCCTTCGAAATTTGTGCTGGAAACGGATGTTACGATTGATCCGTCGAGCAACACAGCACTGTCGGGGCTTTATATCTCCGGCGGGCGCTTCTGCAGCCAGTGCGAGGCCACCGGTTTTCGCAACATCACCTACTGGCCTGACCGCCCTGATGTGATGAGCCGCTTCCATGTTCGTATGGACGCCGACAAAGCCGCCTATCCGATCCTGCTGTCCAATGGCACGCCGGGCGACACCGGAGACGCAGGCAATGGCCGCCACTTCGCCGAATGGGACGACCCGCACCCGAAACCATCCTACCTGTTTGCGCTCTGCGCTGGCGACTATGATGTCTGGCGCGACGACTTCACCACCATGAATGGCGACCATGTCGACCTCGGCGTTTATGTCGACAAAGGCCAGGCCGAGCGCGCCAAATGGGCGATGGAGAGCCTGAAAGCGTCGATGAAATGGGACGAGAAGCGGTTTGGCCGCTGCTATGACCTTGGCGTGTTCAACATCGTAGCCGTGCGCGACTTCAATTTCGGCGCGATGGAAAACAAAGGCCTCAATATCTTCAACTCCGCCTATGTGCTGGCCGATCCGGACAGTGCGACGGATGCGGACTTCGAAGCCATCGAGAGCATTGTCGGCCACGAATATTTCCACAACTGGACCGGCAACCGGATTACCTGCCGTGACTGGTTCCAACTTTGCCTGAAGGAAGGCCTCACCGTCTTCCGTGATCAGGAATTCTCTTCGGATCTTCGCTCGCGCCCGGTTCAGCGGATCAAGGATGTGATGCGGCTGCGCTCACGCCAATTTGCTGAAGATGGTGGCCCACTCGCGCACCCTGTGCGTCCGGACACCTATGGCTCGATCGACAATCTCTACACCGCCACCGTCTATGAAAAGGGCTCGGAGCTAATCCGCGCACTGACCGTGCTGATTGGTGACGAGGCCTTCAACAAGGGCATGCAGATCTATTTCGACGAGTTCGACGGCACGGCCTCAACGATCGAAGATTTCTATTCCTGTTTCGAAAAGTCATCGGGCCGCGATCTCTCGCAATATCGCCGCTGGTATTCACAGGCGGGTACGCCAGAAGTCACCGTCAAGGAAGACTGGGATGAGGCCGCGAAGACCCTGACAATTTCGCTCTCGCAGAAGACCCCGCCAACCCCGCGGCAGTCCGAAAAGAAACCCGTCCCTATTCCGCTGCGCACCGCGCTGCTGGATGGCAAAGGCGGACATGCGGACGCGGAAGGCTGGACGGACGGTGAAACCGTTCTGGTTCTCGATAGCGAGCACAAGACGTTCAAGGTGAAACTTGCTGAAGGCGCAGACCGGCCATTGCTGTCGATCAATCGCCAGTTCAGCGCCCCCGTGCGTGTTCGCCGTGATCTCTCGACTGAAGCCCTGCTTGAACTGGCGGCGGCCGAGACAGACCCTTTCAACACCTGGGACAGCTTCCAGACGCTCGCTCGCACCGAAATCTTTCGGCTTCTGGACGAACCTCAATCGCCACCGGATTCCGAACTGGTCGAGGCGCTCGCAGATGCGGTTCGCCACTATCGGTCGGACGACCCTGCCTTTGCGGCCCTACTGACAGCCCTGCCCGACATTGGCGAGCTGTTCCAGCACCGCGAACCGGTTGATCCGGCCGGTCTTGATGATGCGCGCAAGCGGCTCAGAAAAGCGCTTGCCGAAAATCTGAAAAACGACGCCGAAGCCGTGCTGTCCGAGCCATCACCCACGCCGTTCAAGCCAAGCCCGGAGCAAGCTGGCACACGCGCCCTTCGTAGCGCCATGATCGGACTGACAGGTGCGCTGGCAACGTCTGACGCCGCCGACCGGCTGAAGGCCCTCTATGAGGCAGCGCCGAACATGACCGAAAGCCTCGCCTGCTTGCGGACGCTCGTTCCACTGCCGGGCGCGCAGCGTGACGCGGTGATCAACGACTTCTACGAAAAGTGGAAGGACAATGCGCTGGTCATCGACAAGTGGTTCGCCGTTCAGGCCGGTCAGGGCACGGCGGACGATGCCAAGCGCCTTTCCGAACACCCCGACTATGATCTCTCCAACCCTAACCGCGTCCGCTCGGTCGCGGCAGCGTTTGCGATGACCAATCTCGCCGCGTTCCATGCGCGCGATGGCAAAGGCCACCGTGTGGTGGGCGAAATCATCTCGAAGATCGACAATCGGAACCCTGCCCTTGCGGCCCGTCTGCTCACCAGTTTCGAGCAATGGAGCAAGCTGGAGCCGACCGCCAAGGCAAGCGCCAAAAAAGTGCTGGAGGATCTGCGCGATCAGGACCTCTCAAAGAACGCCCAGGATATCGTCGCCCGCGCGCTCGAGTAG
- a CDS encoding PAS domain-containing sensor histidine kinase, producing MVKTILALTLFAVAVSFGLIAWNSQHSSDLDELKILQRDAMISGQQLNASADKTIDRLEQSLKSGRSLSRVDTGFAGVESLMSLDAAKGSKDTRNVEIAAQAEAMLQLDQRLHLMEDGRLMLVHVPANGPPIIATVSPEKWLPPAVANERLILYGATATSLGDKSVLPPDPSVLTKGQGFRYDGVLDRSATGCVAIGRADFSHCVSRPSPLLTTENGIQLALYLLLLAAPTLAVMGLYSTWSGKNTGPTTPLPTRQSADDSTHRTAVENSYVGVWTLKPSQDAAWLSEEAAGLLGLQTGGTISATQMLEHIYAPHRQTLKDAVDRSRSGRPFSVSFGTAATRGESWIELRGSLDIASGAQTTSLSGVVFDVTESVRQRERRRNAEAMLRSAIEKFPCPFALWDEKKRLTFWNQSFEMVFGLDDILRAGVAHETVMIARSGNVVSERASEEESGTTVLGLRTGEWFKIVERSTPAGGLITFGLDVTQDVKSEEMLTQQKKKLRNAIQELGRSEGHNAELARKYNEEKAKAERSADSKSAFLANMSHELRTPLNAINGFSEILVNEMYGPLGDKRYSEYARDILTSGQHLLDMINDILDIAKIEAGKMTIDPKPIDLVDPVDAAVRMIRRKAEDKGIQLSLQADDTLPEVDADHRAVRQMVLNLLSNAIKFTDAGGRIIVAVQRKNDFLRVAVRDSGVGIPKEHLPRLAQPFEQVQETRERNYDGTGLGLALTKSFAEMHGGRFSIASEVGKGTMVSFFLPISTDLSRSDRNVA from the coding sequence ATGGTGAAGACAATTCTCGCCCTCACCTTGTTCGCTGTTGCGGTCTCCTTTGGACTGATCGCGTGGAATAGCCAGCATTCCAGCGACCTTGATGAACTGAAAATCCTTCAGCGCGATGCCATGATTTCTGGCCAGCAACTCAACGCGTCTGCCGACAAGACGATCGACAGGCTGGAACAATCGCTCAAGTCCGGCCGGAGTCTGTCACGCGTGGACACCGGGTTCGCGGGTGTCGAAAGCCTAATGTCGCTTGATGCGGCGAAAGGCTCAAAAGATACACGCAATGTCGAGATTGCCGCCCAGGCCGAAGCTATGCTCCAACTGGATCAACGGCTTCACCTGATGGAAGATGGTCGTCTGATGCTGGTGCACGTCCCGGCAAATGGACCTCCTATCATCGCAACGGTTTCGCCCGAAAAATGGCTGCCACCAGCGGTGGCAAATGAACGCCTCATCCTGTACGGCGCCACGGCAACCTCGCTTGGCGACAAAAGCGTCCTTCCTCCAGATCCATCGGTGCTGACCAAGGGCCAAGGGTTTCGATATGACGGCGTACTCGACCGCTCTGCGACCGGATGCGTGGCCATTGGACGGGCAGACTTTTCGCATTGCGTTTCACGGCCCAGCCCCCTCCTCACCACTGAGAACGGCATCCAGCTTGCGCTTTACCTGCTTTTGCTAGCCGCACCCACGCTTGCGGTGATGGGCCTATACTCAACCTGGTCAGGAAAAAACACCGGTCCAACCACGCCGTTACCAACACGCCAGTCCGCAGATGACTCCACTCATCGAACGGCCGTTGAAAACAGTTATGTGGGCGTCTGGACACTGAAGCCATCACAGGACGCCGCCTGGCTGAGCGAAGAGGCTGCGGGCCTGCTCGGTCTGCAGACCGGTGGGACGATCTCTGCGACGCAGATGCTTGAGCATATCTATGCGCCGCATCGCCAGACCCTCAAGGATGCTGTTGACCGATCACGGTCCGGCCGACCCTTCTCTGTCAGCTTCGGCACAGCAGCGACGCGCGGTGAAAGCTGGATCGAGCTTCGGGGAAGTCTCGACATTGCGTCAGGCGCCCAGACGACCAGTCTGAGCGGCGTTGTGTTCGACGTCACGGAATCGGTCCGTCAACGCGAGCGTCGCCGGAATGCTGAAGCGATGCTCCGCTCGGCGATTGAGAAATTCCCCTGCCCGTTCGCGCTATGGGACGAGAAAAAGCGCCTCACATTCTGGAACCAGTCCTTTGAAATGGTCTTTGGGCTGGACGATATTCTGAGAGCCGGCGTTGCGCATGAAACAGTCATGATTGCGCGCAGCGGCAATGTCGTCAGTGAGCGCGCCTCGGAAGAGGAATCAGGCACAACCGTGCTTGGCCTGCGAACCGGCGAATGGTTCAAGATCGTGGAACGCTCAACCCCGGCTGGCGGCCTCATCACATTCGGGCTCGACGTGACCCAGGATGTGAAAAGCGAAGAGATGCTCACCCAGCAAAAGAAAAAGCTCCGCAACGCCATTCAGGAGCTCGGCCGCTCAGAGGGGCACAATGCAGAGCTCGCTCGCAAATATAACGAGGAAAAGGCCAAGGCCGAACGCTCCGCCGATTCCAAGAGCGCTTTCCTCGCCAATATGAGCCACGAGCTGCGCACGCCGCTAAATGCGATCAACGGGTTCTCCGAAATCCTCGTCAACGAGATGTACGGACCGCTCGGGGACAAGCGATATAGCGAATATGCGCGCGACATTCTTACGTCCGGCCAGCACCTTCTGGATATGATCAACGACATTCTGGACATCGCGAAGATCGAAGCCGGCAAGATGACCATCGACCCGAAACCAATTGACCTGGTCGATCCTGTCGACGCAGCCGTTCGGATGATCCGGCGCAAGGCCGAAGACAAGGGCATTCAGCTCAGCCTTCAGGCAGACGACACGCTTCCAGAGGTCGACGCCGACCACCGTGCGGTGCGCCAGATGGTGCTGAACCTGCTGTCGAACGCCATCAAATTCACAGATGCGGGCGGGCGGATCATTGTGGCCGTGCAGAGGAAGAATGACTTCCTACGTGTCGCCGTGCGGGACTCAGGCGTTGGCATTCCCAAGGAACACCTGCCGCGTCTCGCCCAGCCGTTTGAGCAGGTCCAGGAAACACGCGAGCGCAATTATGACGGAACGGGCCTTGGCCTAGCCCTCACAAAATCATTCGCGGAAATGCATGGCGGTCGCTTCTCCATTGCCAGCGAAGTCGGCAAGGGCACGATGGTCAGCTTTTTCCTGCCAATCAGCACAGACCTTTCACGCTCTGACCGGAACGTGGCCTGA
- a CDS encoding ABC-type transport auxiliary lipoprotein family protein — MTHHLSMKLLGGLAAMTFVSGCVSVLPEQPKPEAVYSLSAPETLARLETNVVIREPEAPHLFGGRVITSQSPDDGYKVVPDVNWADRATRMFQTTMLESFATDSSGLAVDDVTGVSAAYELFWRVSNFTLVGDEGHCKLQLTLVDGRNREPVFQDSVEARAPSVGTGPLVRAKALADAGRDCVQSAAQVIAENAVLTPVEEDAD, encoded by the coding sequence ATGACCCATCACCTTTCAATGAAACTGCTTGGCGGCCTTGCGGCCATGACCTTTGTATCCGGTTGCGTCTCGGTACTGCCTGAGCAGCCGAAACCTGAAGCGGTCTACTCATTATCGGCACCTGAGACTCTGGCGCGCCTTGAAACAAATGTCGTTATCCGTGAGCCCGAAGCGCCGCATTTGTTCGGTGGTCGCGTCATCACATCACAGAGCCCTGACGATGGTTACAAGGTCGTGCCTGATGTGAATTGGGCTGATCGGGCAACCCGGATGTTTCAGACGACAATGCTCGAAAGTTTTGCGACGGATTCGTCTGGTCTCGCCGTCGACGACGTGACGGGCGTCAGCGCAGCCTACGAACTCTTCTGGCGGGTTTCGAATTTCACGCTCGTGGGAGACGAAGGCCACTGCAAGTTGCAGCTCACCCTGGTAGATGGGCGCAACCGTGAGCCAGTCTTTCAGGATAGCGTCGAAGCGCGCGCGCCGTCTGTTGGAACAGGGCCGTTGGTGCGGGCAAAGGCGCTAGCGGATGCAGGGCGTGACTGTGTGCAGTCTGCAGCTCAGGTCATCGCGGAGAACGCGGTTTTGACCCCTGTGGAAGAGGATGCGGACTAG